In Pseudomonas campi, the sequence ACCCGCAGGCCAGCCTGCTGGTGGTGCGCGCCAACAGTGCCGATCAGGAGAACGTCGCGCGTTTCCTCGAACAGGCGCAACGCAACCTGCAGCGTCAGGTGGTGCTGGAAACCAAGATTCTCGAAGTGCAGCTCAATGACGGCTTCCAGGCCGGCATCAGCTGGGAACAACTGGGCAGCGATGTCAGTGCCGGTATTTCCGGTGAAACCCTTACTGGGCCGACCGGTATCGGCGGCGTGTTCAGCAGCGTGCTGAACCTGGGCGACTTCACCGGACTGATCCAGTTGCTGCAGACTCAGGGCGAGGTGCGGGTGCTGTCCAGCCCGCGCATCTCCACGCTGAATAATCAAAAGGCGGTGATCAAGGTCGGCACCGACGAGTTCTTCGTCACCGAAGTGTCGTCGAGCAGCACCACGACCACGGCTGCCGGGGTCACCGAGCCGACCCAGGACATCACCCTGACGCCGTTCTTCTCCGGCATCTCGCTGGATGTCACCCCGCAGATTGACCAGAACGATGTCGTCACCCTGCACGTGCGGCCGACGGTGAGCCGCGTCGAGGACCAGAACAAGACCATCGTGCTGGGCGAGGACAACGTCTTCAACCTGCCACTGGCCCTGTCCACCTCGCGCCAGTCCGACTCCATCGTGCGGGCGCGCAGTGGCCAGGTGGTGGTAATTGGCGGCCTGCTGCAGAGCACCAACGAGAACGAGGATGCCGAAGTACCGTGGGCCAGCACCCTGCCTTTCGTTGGCCCGCTGTTCAAACAGCAGCGCAAGGCCCTGCAGAAGAGCGAGCTGGTGATCCTCATGCGCCCGCAGGTGGTCAGCGACGAAGTGTGGCTGGATGAGCTGCGCAAGAGCGCGGAAGCCTTCAAGGAACTGAGATAAGGCGATGTACGAAGCCTTCTTCGGCCTGCGCGAGAAGCCGTTCGCGCTGACCCCCAACACCGGGTTCCTGGTGCAGCTGGCGCCTTACCAGGCCTGCCTCAATCTGCTGCGCGTGGCACTCGGTGAAGGTGAAGGCTTTATCAAAGTCACCGGCGAGGTCGGCACCGGCAAGACCCTGCTCTGCCGTGCACTGCTCAACCTGCTGGAGGGCGAACGCTACCAGCTGGCTTACCTGCCCAACCCCGGCATGAGCCCGGTTGGCCTGCGCCAGGCGCTGGCCCGTGAGCTGGGGGTCGAGGGCATCGAGGATCTGGATGCCCAGGGCATTCTCGATGCGCTGCATCGGCGCCTGATCGAGCTGGCTGCCGCCGGCAAGAGCACCGTGGTGCTGCTCGACGAGGCCCAGGCCCTGCCGACCGCGACCCTGGAAGCCCTGCGTCTGCTGACCAATCTGGAAACCGAACAGGCCAAGCTGCTGCAGGTGGTGCTGTTCGGCCAGCCGGAGCTGGACGCCACCCTGGAGCGCAACGAGTTCCGCCAGCTGCGCCAGCGCATCACCTTTTCCTACCGCCTGCGCCCGCTGGATGTGAAGGACACCGCCCGCTACCTCAACGAGCGCCTGGCCGTGGCCGGTTATCGCGGCGAACCCTTGTTCTCCGCTGCCGCGATTCGCCGCCTGGTGCGTGGCAGCGGCGGCATTCCGCGCCTGCTCAACATTCTCGCGCACAAGGCGCTGATGGTGGCCTATGGCGAAGGCCGGCGGCAGATCAGCGTTAGCCATGTGCGCCGCGCCCAGCTGGATACCGAAGGGGCTCAGCCATTTCTGCGCAGCACCACGCCCTGGCTGGGCTGGGGCCTGGCGGCGGCCAGTCTGTCGTTGCTGCTGGTGATCGGTGCCTGGCCCTGGCTGGCGCAGTGGCGGGAGTGGTTGCCATGAGCCTGGTCAACGACATGCTGCGCGACCTCGAAGAGCGTCGCGCAGCGCCTGCCGAGCGCCTGCAACTGGATGGCCTGCACGCCGTGGATGAAGCGGCGGCTTCCCGTCGTGAGCGCGCCGAGCGCATGCGCCGGGGTTCGATCTGGATGGCGGCGGTGATTCTGCTCGGCCTGCTGGTTGGCCTGATGATCGGTCGGGTGGTCAACGGTCAGATCCCCTGGGGCGGGGTGCTGCCCAAGCACGAAGCGGTGTCGTTGGCGCCGGTCGTGGCCGCGCCGCGCCTGCTCGACGTACTGCCACAACACGATAGTCGCGGTCTGGTGCTGCAGCTGCTGCTGGATCGCTCGGTGCCCTATCAGCGCACCGAGGAGAGCGGGGCGGTGAGCCTGCGCCTGCCGGGTGTGACGCTGACGGGCGAAGCCCAGCGCGGCCGCGTGCAGCGGGATGGGAGCAGCCTGTCCTGGCGCGTCGAGGCGCAGGGTGCGGATGTGCAGGTACTGCTGGTCGGGCTGGGCGAGAGCCTGGAGGTGCGTGACCGCCTGGAACCGGCCGGCGATCGCTGGGTGCTGTGGCTGGAAGTGCCGCTGACGGCGGCGCCAGTAGAGCCCGAGCCGGTCGTGGAACTGGATCAGCTGCCCGCTGCCGAACCCGCTACCGTGCAGGCCGAACCGGCCTTGCCGGCCTGGGCCACTGCCCCGCTACCCAGCGATGCGCCTGCGCCGCCAGTGGCCGCCGAGCCGGCCGCTGTTGCGCCCCCCAGCGATCCGCCGCAGGTCAGCGTCACGCCCTATCGCCCGGATGGCCTGGTCCAGGCCCGTCAGGCCCTGCAGGACGGTGACTACCCGCGCGCCATCCGCGAGCTGGAAGCCCTGCAGAAAAGCCGCGGCCGTGACCCGGAAGTGCTGCGCTGGCTGGCCCGCGCCTATCTGGCTGGTGGCGAGCAGCAGCGCCTGCTCAGCTGGTTGCCCGCTCAACTGGCGCAAATGCCCCATGACAGCGAGTTGCGCCTGTTGTTGGCGCGCAGCCAACTGCAAGCCGGCGATACCCAGGGCGCGGTGGCGACCCTGGAACAGAACGCCCCGGCGCTGGAGCAGGAACCGACCTATTTCGCCCTGCTGGCCGCCAGTTACCAGCAGACCAGCCAATGGCAGGAAAGCGCCGCGCTGTACCGGCGCATGACCGCCCTGCGTCCGAGCCAGTCCACCTGGCAGCTGGGCCTGGCGATCGCCCTGGAACAGCTCGATCAATCGGCCGAGGCCGCCCGCCATTACCGCCTGGCCCTGCAGGGGCTGGGCCTGGACGATAGCGCCCGACGCTTCGCCAGTGAACGCGCCACGGCGCTGGGAGGTCGTTGATGACCCAGGATGATCTACGCCAGCGCAAGCTGCGGCTCGGCGACCTGCTGATCCAGGCCGGACTGATCAGCGATGCGCAATTGCAGCTGGCCCTGCAGGAACAGAAACGCACCGGCTCCAAGCTCGGCCGCACGGTGGTCGACATGGGCTTCGTCGCCGAGGTCAAGCTGCTCACCGCGCTGTCCGAGCAGCTGAAGATCCCGTTCATCGAGCTCAAGCACTTCAAGTTCGACCAGCAACTGGTGCAGACCCTGCCGGAAGCCATGGCGCGGCGCTTCCGCGCCATGGTCCTGTCGCGCGAAAGCGGCGGCTTTCTGGTCGGCATGTCCGACCCGCTCGACCTGTTCGCTCTCGACGAGATGGAGCGCATCCTCAAGACCCGCGTCAACCCGGCCGTGGTGCGCGAGGCCGAGCTGCTGGCCACCCTCGACACCGTGTACCGGCGCACCAGCGAGATCGCCTCGATCGCCGGCGAGCTGGAAGGCGAGCTGAAGGACAGCGACTTCGACCTGTCCAAACTGGGCGCCGACAACAACACCGAAGCGCCGGTGGTGCGCCTGCTGCAAACGCTGTTCGAGGACGCGGTGCAGATGAAGGCCTCGGACATCCACATCGAGCCGGACGAAGGCCTGGTGCGTATCCGCCAGCGCATCGACGGCGTGCTCAACGAGCAGGTGATGAAGGAGGCGCGGGTTGCCTCGGCGCTGGTCATGCGCCTGAAGATCATGTCCGGCCTGGATATCTCGGAAAAGCGCCTGCCCCAGGACGGGCGCTTCAATATCCGGGTCAAGGGTCGCGCTATCGACGTGCGGGTGTCGACCATGCCGGTGCAGTTCGGCGAGTCGGTGGTGATGCGTCTGCTCGACCAGAGCGGCGGCGTCTCCAACCTGGACACCAGCGGCATGCCGGCCGACATGCTGGTGCGCTTCCGTCGCCTGCTGCAGCGCCCGTTCGGCCTGGTGCTGGTCACCGGCCCCACCGGTTCCGGCAAAACCACCACTCTGTATGCGGGCCTGTCCGAACTGAACAGCCCGGAGAAGAAGATCATCACCGTGGAAGACCCGGTGGAATACCGCTTGCCGCGGGTCAACCAGGTACAGGTCAACGCCAAGATCGACCTCAGCTTCGCCCGCGTGCTGCGCGCCGCCCTGCGCCAGGACCCGGACATCGTGCTGATCGGCGAGATGCGTGACCAGGAAACCGCCGAGATCGGCCTGCGCGCGGCGCTCACCGGTCACTTGGTATTGTCCACCCTGCACACCAACGACGCCCTGACCTCGGCCATGCGCCTGATCGACATGGGCGCTGAGCCGTTCCTTGTCGCCACTTCGCTAAATGCGGTGCTGGCCCAGCGCCTGATCCGTCGCGTGTGCGAGAACTGCATGGAGGCGGATACGCCCGAGCCGCGCCAACTGCTGTGGCTGGAAAACCTGCACCGCGCGCCGCTGACCGGACGCACTTTCAAGCGTGGCGCCGGTTGCCACCAGTGCCACAACACCGGCTATGCCGGGCGTATTGGTGTTTACGAACTGCTGGAAATGGACGACGGCAT encodes:
- a CDS encoding tetratricopeptide repeat protein; protein product: MSLVNDMLRDLEERRAAPAERLQLDGLHAVDEAAASRRERAERMRRGSIWMAAVILLGLLVGLMIGRVVNGQIPWGGVLPKHEAVSLAPVVAAPRLLDVLPQHDSRGLVLQLLLDRSVPYQRTEESGAVSLRLPGVTLTGEAQRGRVQRDGSSLSWRVEAQGADVQVLLVGLGESLEVRDRLEPAGDRWVLWLEVPLTAAPVEPEPVVELDQLPAAEPATVQAEPALPAWATAPLPSDAPAPPVAAEPAAVAPPSDPPQVSVTPYRPDGLVQARQALQDGDYPRAIRELEALQKSRGRDPEVLRWLARAYLAGGEQQRLLSWLPAQLAQMPHDSELRLLLARSQLQAGDTQGAVATLEQNAPALEQEPTYFALLAASYQQTSQWQESAALYRRMTALRPSQSTWQLGLAIALEQLDQSAEAARHYRLALQGLGLDDSARRFASERATALGGR
- a CDS encoding GspE/PulE family protein yields the protein MTQDDLRQRKLRLGDLLIQAGLISDAQLQLALQEQKRTGSKLGRTVVDMGFVAEVKLLTALSEQLKIPFIELKHFKFDQQLVQTLPEAMARRFRAMVLSRESGGFLVGMSDPLDLFALDEMERILKTRVNPAVVREAELLATLDTVYRRTSEIASIAGELEGELKDSDFDLSKLGADNNTEAPVVRLLQTLFEDAVQMKASDIHIEPDEGLVRIRQRIDGVLNEQVMKEARVASALVMRLKIMSGLDISEKRLPQDGRFNIRVKGRAIDVRVSTMPVQFGESVVMRLLDQSGGVSNLDTSGMPADMLVRFRRLLQRPFGLVLVTGPTGSGKTTTLYAGLSELNSPEKKIITVEDPVEYRLPRVNQVQVNAKIDLSFARVLRAALRQDPDIVLIGEMRDQETAEIGLRAALTGHLVLSTLHTNDALTSAMRLIDMGAEPFLVATSLNAVLAQRLIRRVCENCMEADTPEPRQLLWLENLHRAPLTGRTFKRGAGCHQCHNTGYAGRIGVYELLEMDDGMIAALRRNDPQGFAEAAQASAHYRPLASCALDYALAGVTSVEEVLKVCATLTDEVLV
- a CDS encoding ExeA family protein codes for the protein MYEAFFGLREKPFALTPNTGFLVQLAPYQACLNLLRVALGEGEGFIKVTGEVGTGKTLLCRALLNLLEGERYQLAYLPNPGMSPVGLRQALARELGVEGIEDLDAQGILDALHRRLIELAAAGKSTVVLLDEAQALPTATLEALRLLTNLETEQAKLLQVVLFGQPELDATLERNEFRQLRQRITFSYRLRPLDVKDTARYLNERLAVAGYRGEPLFSAAAIRRLVRGSGGIPRLLNILAHKALMVAYGEGRRQISVSHVRRAQLDTEGAQPFLRSTTPWLGWGLAAASLSLLLVIGAWPWLAQWREWLP
- a CDS encoding pilus (MSHA type) biogenesis protein MshL, which gives rise to MNTFLPRLGLLSLACLLSACQTFIDGDTQLYEQSGKLLDESLQQAQGQNKVMPPPAVQASLIPPLSSSLSIGSGPRFDVSAKDMPAREFFLSLMEGAGQNLVVHPEVTGNITFSLRRVTLEEVLAAVRDSYGYDFRRSSYGYQILPNRAITRSYNLNYLNLQRVGVSDTRVSSGQVVSDESESSNSDTGSSSSDSSVTTLNASQVTTSSDVDFWREVREVVAMIVGGEEGNSVVVNPQASLLVVRANSADQENVARFLEQAQRNLQRQVVLETKILEVQLNDGFQAGISWEQLGSDVSAGISGETLTGPTGIGGVFSSVLNLGDFTGLIQLLQTQGEVRVLSSPRISTLNNQKAVIKVGTDEFFVTEVSSSSTTTTAAGVTEPTQDITLTPFFSGISLDVTPQIDQNDVVTLHVRPTVSRVEDQNKTIVLGEDNVFNLPLALSTSRQSDSIVRARSGQVVVIGGLLQSTNENEDAEVPWASTLPFVGPLFKQQRKALQKSELVILMRPQVVSDEVWLDELRKSAEAFKELR